In one Desulfobacterales bacterium genomic region, the following are encoded:
- the lysS gene encoding lysine--tRNA ligase: MEKSSDLVENRREKISDLKRQHINPFPNDFVASDTVAIIKNRIETLPESVTENDTVAVVAGRMMAVNRFGKASFIRFRDRTGQLQAYIRKDKIGEEAYDIFKQLDVGDFIGLTGTLFKTRTGEWTLLASGLRLLCKSTRPLPEKFHGLKDPEKRYRQRYVDLIMNAEVRDIFLKRSAAIQTIRAFLVKREFLEVETPMMQPIPGGAEATPFKTHHNALGMDLFLRIAPELYLKRLVVGGFERVFEINRNFRNEGISTRHNPEFTMLEFYQAYETYNGLMDLTEEMFRQVALEVTGSETLAYQGDTIRLGGKWQRIPLLSALEQIGGMDPALFGNKEGLIEFALSKGITITKTGRIGKIITKLFDALVEPKLIQPTFITGYPVEVSPLSRRSDTEPELTDRFELFIAGREIANGFSELNDPEDQKGRFLQQVADREAGDDEAHYMDSDYIEALEYGMPPTAGEGIGIDRLVMLLTDAASIREVILFPHMRPATE, encoded by the coding sequence ATGGAAAAATCAAGCGATCTCGTTGAAAATCGACGGGAGAAAATAAGCGATCTGAAACGACAGCATATTAACCCCTTCCCAAATGATTTTGTGGCATCGGACACGGTTGCCATTATTAAAAATCGTATTGAAACGCTTCCGGAATCGGTAACGGAAAATGATACCGTTGCGGTGGTCGCCGGCCGTATGATGGCAGTCAATCGTTTTGGGAAAGCCTCGTTCATTCGATTCAGAGACCGGACCGGTCAACTTCAGGCATATATCCGGAAAGATAAAATCGGAGAAGAGGCCTATGACATATTCAAGCAGCTGGACGTGGGGGATTTTATCGGATTAACCGGCACCCTGTTTAAAACCCGGACCGGAGAATGGACGCTTCTTGCCAGTGGACTGAGACTGCTGTGCAAATCCACACGGCCGCTGCCGGAAAAATTTCACGGGCTCAAGGATCCGGAAAAGCGGTATCGGCAGCGATATGTGGATTTGATCATGAATGCGGAGGTGCGTGATATCTTTTTGAAACGCAGTGCGGCCATTCAGACGATCCGGGCCTTTCTGGTAAAAAGGGAATTTCTTGAAGTGGAAACCCCCATGATGCAGCCCATCCCGGGGGGCGCTGAAGCCACTCCGTTTAAAACGCATCATAATGCGCTGGGAATGGATCTGTTTTTGAGAATCGCTCCGGAACTGTATCTGAAACGCCTGGTGGTAGGCGGCTTTGAAAGGGTTTTTGAAATCAACCGGAATTTCAGAAATGAGGGTATTTCCACCCGGCATAATCCGGAGTTTACCATGCTGGAATTTTATCAGGCCTATGAAACCTATAATGGTTTGATGGATCTGACCGAGGAGATGTTCAGACAGGTTGCCCTGGAAGTGACCGGTTCGGAAACCCTTGCCTACCAGGGGGATACAATCCGGCTGGGAGGCAAATGGCAGAGGATTCCCCTGCTGAGCGCTCTGGAGCAGATCGGAGGAATGGATCCGGCACTGTTCGGCAACAAAGAAGGACTGATTGAATTTGCTTTGTCCAAAGGCATTACAATTACCAAAACGGGTCGGATCGGAAAAATAATCACCAAGCTCTTTGACGCTCTGGTTGAACCGAAACTGATTCAGCCGACCTTTATTACCGGGTATCCGGTGGAGGTTTCACCCCTTTCCAGGCGAAGCGATACGGAACCGGAGTTGACGGATCGGTTTGAACTTTTTATAGCTGGCCGTGAGATTGCCAACGGCTTTTCGGAATTAAACGATCCTGAAGACCAGAAAGGCCGTTTCCTGCAGCAGGTAGCCGACAGAGAAGCCGGCGATGATGAGGCCCATTATATGGACAGCGACTACATCGAGGCGCTGGAATACGGCATGCCGCCTACTGCGGGCGAGGGCATTGGAATTGACCGCCTGGTGATGCTTCTGACCGATGCCGCTTCCATCAGAGAGGTGATCTTGTTCCCGCACATGAGACCGGCTACGGAATAA
- a CDS encoding type II secretion system F family protein, with product MPIYIWTGKNRKNEVQKGEMEAPNEEAVRALLNRQKIFPTRIKKKPKDLLENVAFFQPKVTEKDIIIFARQFSTMVDAGLPIIQCLDILYSQQENKTFKSVIKNIKESVEGGETLAESLQKHPKHFDALFVNMIAAGETGGILDTILARLAGYMEKAAKLKSQVKGAMIYPTVTLVIAVGVVAIIMVFVVPVFSKMFADMGGALPVPTQIVIGISNFFKNNILYMIGGLFAFSVAFKRFRKTSRGELVTDQTFLKLPVFGVLLRKVAVAKFTRTMGTMLSSGVAILDALDIVARTAGNKVIENSLYKVRSGISEGRSMAEPLSETGVFPSMVCQMISVGESTGAIDIMMQKIADFYDEEVDQAVENLTAMIEPFMLVFLGVTIGGLVIAMYLPIFKMGSLVG from the coding sequence ATGCCGATTTATATCTGGACAGGTAAAAACAGGAAAAACGAAGTTCAGAAAGGGGAAATGGAAGCGCCGAACGAAGAAGCGGTTCGCGCTTTGTTAAACAGGCAAAAGATTTTTCCCACCAGAATCAAGAAAAAACCCAAGGACCTTTTAGAAAATGTGGCTTTTTTTCAGCCCAAGGTCACGGAAAAAGATATCATCATATTCGCCCGGCAGTTTTCCACGATGGTGGACGCCGGGCTGCCCATCATTCAATGCCTGGATATCCTCTACTCTCAGCAGGAGAACAAAACATTCAAATCGGTTATCAAAAATATAAAGGAATCGGTAGAAGGCGGTGAAACCCTGGCAGAATCGCTTCAAAAACATCCCAAACATTTTGACGCGCTTTTTGTCAACATGATTGCGGCCGGTGAGACAGGCGGTATCCTGGACACGATCCTGGCACGTCTGGCCGGGTATATGGAAAAAGCCGCAAAGCTCAAAAGCCAGGTCAAAGGGGCTATGATTTACCCGACGGTGACACTGGTGATCGCGGTCGGAGTGGTGGCCATCATTATGGTGTTTGTCGTGCCTGTATTTTCGAAGATGTTTGCGGATATGGGGGGTGCGCTGCCGGTGCCGACCCAGATCGTTATCGGCATCAGTAATTTTTTTAAAAATAACATCCTTTATATGATCGGGGGGCTGTTCGCATTCAGTGTGGCATTTAAAAGGTTTCGGAAAACCAGCCGGGGGGAGTTGGTGACCGATCAGACGTTTTTGAAATTGCCGGTATTCGGCGTTTTACTCCGGAAGGTCGCAGTCGCCAAATTTACGCGGACCATGGGCACCATGCTCTCCAGTGGCGTTGCAATTCTGGATGCACTGGATATCGTTGCCAGGACAGCCGGAAACAAAGTCATTGAAAACTCGCTGTATAAGGTTCGTTCCGGGATTTCCGAGGGGCGGTCCATGGCAGAGCCCTTGTCCGAAACCGGGGTTTTTCCGTCCATGGTCTGCCAGATGATTTCTGTGGGGGAATCGACCGGCGCCATTGATATCATGATGCAGAAAATCGCTGATTTTTATGATGAGGAGGTGGACCAGGCAGTTGAAAACCTTACGGCAATGATTGAGCCGTTTATGCTGGTTTTTCTGGGGGTTACCATCGGGGGCCTGGTGATAGCCATGTATCTTCCGATTTTCAAGATGGGCTCTCTTGTCGGTTGA
- a CDS encoding site-2 protease family protein produces MSDTMFQNIDLGQIIITLTPLLIGVTVHELAHGWVAWKMGDPTAKAAGRLSLNPLRHLDLFGSLILPLVLKLSGSPILFGYAKPVPVNFANLRPYRKGILWVSAAGVIANLILAVISALGFKLCLMLAPLWYDSFFRPMMMAILAMIGYSVVINCVLAVFNLIPIPPLDGSRIVSLLIPPSFQLYYYRLERFGIIIVIGLMMTGVLSHIISVPLNPLLTLLLGDDGIRLMFGTTGVLK; encoded by the coding sequence TTGTCCGACACTATGTTTCAAAACATTGATTTAGGTCAGATTATTATCACGCTTACCCCGCTGCTGATCGGCGTCACGGTCCATGAACTGGCCCACGGCTGGGTGGCCTGGAAAATGGGAGATCCCACCGCGAAAGCTGCGGGAAGGCTTTCGTTAAATCCCCTCCGCCATCTGGATCTGTTCGGATCGTTGATCCTGCCGCTGGTTCTCAAACTGTCCGGATCTCCGATTCTGTTTGGCTATGCCAAACCGGTTCCGGTCAATTTTGCAAACCTTCGACCGTATCGGAAAGGCATCCTGTGGGTATCGGCTGCCGGGGTCATCGCAAACCTGATCCTTGCCGTCATCTCCGCGCTGGGGTTTAAACTCTGTCTGATGCTTGCGCCATTATGGTATGATTCATTTTTCAGGCCCATGATGATGGCTATCCTGGCAATGATCGGCTACAGTGTCGTAATCAACTGCGTGCTTGCCGTATTTAACCTGATCCCGATTCCCCCGCTGGACGGAAGCCGGATCGTCTCGCTGTTGATTCCGCCGTCTTTTCAGTTGTATTATTACCGGCTTGAGCGGTTCGGTATCATTATCGTAATTGGTCTGATGATGACAGGCGTACTGTCTCACATAATATCCGTGCCGCTGAATCCGCTGCTGACGTTACTGCTCGGCGATGACGGCATCCGGCTTATGTTTGGAACTACAGGAGTATTGAAATGA
- a CDS encoding segregation/condensation protein A has translation MPNESNKDEFYKVKLDHIFEGPMDLLIYLIKKNEVDIYDIPVALITDQYLAYLEWMQSMNIDFAGDFLVMAATLGHIKSRMLLPVHDDQDDEEDPRLEVTRPLLEYLQMKSAAEMLLERNLLGKDTFTRPAAPDDDARIPVRDDTIHIGLFELIDAFQNILKSISPEHRIDMTTDGISVKEKISELVDILEAHGDVTFDQLFAAGSDRQTVITTFLAVLEMARLNLIRIFQHVPSGIIRIFYT, from the coding sequence ATGCCAAATGAGTCCAATAAAGATGAATTCTATAAAGTAAAACTGGATCATATATTTGAAGGTCCGATGGACCTGCTGATCTATCTGATCAAAAAAAACGAGGTGGACATCTATGACATTCCGGTTGCCCTGATTACCGATCAGTACCTGGCGTACCTGGAATGGATGCAATCCATGAATATTGACTTCGCGGGGGATTTTCTCGTCATGGCCGCCACCCTGGGCCATATCAAGTCCCGAATGCTTCTGCCGGTCCACGACGACCAGGACGATGAAGAAGACCCCCGCCTGGAGGTTACCCGGCCCCTGCTCGAATACCTGCAGATGAAGTCAGCGGCTGAAATGCTGCTTGAGCGCAATCTGCTGGGCAAAGACACGTTTACCCGACCAGCCGCCCCTGACGACGATGCGCGCATTCCCGTCCGGGACGATACGATTCACATCGGTCTGTTCGAACTGATCGACGCGTTTCAGAACATACTCAAATCCATATCCCCCGAACACCGGATCGATATGACAACCGACGGGATCAGCGTAAAGGAGAAAATTTCCGAACTCGTGGATATTCTTGAAGCACACGGTGACGTTACATTCGATCAGCTGTTTGCTGCCGGCTCCGACAGGCAGACGGTGATTACGACCTTTCTGGCGGTGCTTGAAATGGCCAGATTAAATCTGATCCGGATATTTCAACATGTCCCATCCGGAATTATTCGAATTTTTTACACATGA
- a CDS encoding superinfection exclusion B family protein has protein sequence MDMNKWLDWLKLPTKTLFCLCIVFAVMIFSNDSVLERFGLKVITTEYRAYLGVGFLVTFSLVIVNIVASIWKFIYPWIVQSYNIRIGKKRLQQLTPNEKQILKYYIQNQTRSQMLPIQDGTVNALQKEKIIIRGSSLGSIHGFDYIMQPWAWEYLNKKHELLS, from the coding sequence ATGGATATGAACAAATGGTTGGATTGGCTGAAATTGCCAACTAAAACTTTATTTTGTCTCTGTATCGTTTTTGCGGTGATGATATTTTCCAATGATTCTGTCTTGGAGAGATTCGGTCTTAAAGTTATAACCACAGAATACAGAGCATATTTGGGAGTCGGTTTTCTTGTAACTTTTTCATTGGTAATAGTGAATATAGTTGCTTCCATTTGGAAGTTTATTTACCCATGGATAGTTCAATCATACAATATCAGAATAGGAAAAAAACGTCTGCAGCAACTTACGCCCAATGAGAAGCAGATCCTTAAGTACTACATACAAAATCAAACACGTAGCCAAATGCTCCCGATTCAAGACGGTACTGTGAATGCACTTCAAAAGGAGAAAATTATTATTCGTGGGAGTTCTCTTGGATCAATACATGGGTTTGATTACATAATGCAACCATGGGCATGGGAATATTTGAATAAAAAACACGAATTGTTAAGTTGA
- a CDS encoding radical SAM protein — protein sequence MKTSNRSIYKHIFGPVSSRRLGLSLGVDVMRHKTCSLDCVYCECGKTTDLTIHTDQYVSPEAVKEELDRFLSGKPDLDFITFSGSGEPTLYSDIGDIIHFLKTRYPQYKVAVLTNGTLFYQPRVRRRILEADLVIASLDAASEQAFRLLNRPHPDLELSAIIGGLVQFRAEFVNQYWIEIFIVPGINDSETEFDHIKAALRRIHPDRIQLNSLDRPGTEKWVEPVGAETLAAIADYLGGTEIIGSGPVDRRPTACVQDICSRILTTISRRPCTAEDMGNVLGISVPEVQRHLDDMIHNRMISTEQMPRGVFYALKE from the coding sequence ATGAAGACTTCAAACCGTTCGATCTACAAACATATCTTTGGCCCCGTATCGTCAAGGCGGCTGGGATTGTCCCTTGGCGTGGACGTCATGCGCCATAAAACCTGCTCGTTGGACTGCGTGTATTGCGAGTGCGGCAAAACCACTGATTTGACCATCCATACAGACCAGTATGTTTCTCCGGAAGCCGTAAAAGAAGAGCTGGACCGGTTCCTGTCGGGAAAGCCGGACCTGGATTTTATTACTTTTTCCGGATCAGGTGAGCCGACACTTTACAGCGATATCGGAGATATCATCCATTTTTTGAAAACGCGTTATCCTCAGTATAAGGTTGCGGTTCTGACAAATGGCACATTGTTTTATCAACCCCGGGTCCGGCGAAGAATCCTGGAGGCCGATCTGGTGATTGCTTCACTGGATGCCGCCTCCGAGCAGGCATTCCGCCTGCTTAACAGACCGCATCCGGACCTTGAACTTTCAGCCATTATCGGGGGCCTTGTTCAATTCAGAGCGGAATTTGTCAATCAGTATTGGATTGAAATATTTATTGTACCCGGCATCAATGATTCCGAAACAGAATTCGATCACATCAAAGCGGCCCTCAGACGCATCCATCCGGATCGTATTCAGCTCAATTCTCTGGATCGGCCGGGTACCGAAAAATGGGTTGAGCCCGTCGGGGCGGAAACACTGGCAGCCATCGCGGACTATTTAGGCGGCACGGAAATCATTGGTTCGGGGCCCGTCGATCGGAGGCCAACGGCATGCGTTCAGGACATCTGCAGCCGCATCCTGACAACGATCAGCCGTCGGCCCTGTACGGCTGAAGATATGGGTAATGTGCTGGGAATTTCTGTTCCGGAAGTTCAACGGCATCTGGATGATATGATTCACAACAGGATGATTTCTACAGAACAGATGCCCCGAGGCGTATTTTATGCGCTCAAGGAGTAG
- a CDS encoding CBS domain-containing protein produces MSTGKTRQKQKAVTVITTHLNADYDALASLLAAQKLYPDAIVVFPGTQERNLRNFFVDSMAYLFNLAALNEVDIENIDTLVLVDTRQPSRIGKFSELLDKENLNIHIYDHHPEMPNDIRGSQEVICQTGATVTILTEILTDKGIHITSEEATLMCLGIYEDTGSFTFASTTERDFTAAATLLSKGANLNVVANLISRELSPSQVRVLNDMIQASSRYNINGLDIVVSTIKTDTYIPDFAFLVHKMVKMQDISAVFAAAQMGNKIYLVARSKMPQVDVGEILRQLGGGGHAFAASAAIREKTMAQVENQLLEILNQTIQARRHAKDIMSFPPITADAGISCKEAANLLTRYNINALLVTEHTDEKEILSGFISRQVIEKALYHQLEQVPVREYMSTEMAVAGPDSDIFEIQEKIITNKQRILPIMEGELVVGVVTRTDLLNILIQQSRDLAGNTSDSPEESLQARTRRISKFMKERLSDHIVERLRSIGEVADQLGYGVYVVGGFVRDLFLYRPNEDIDIVIEGNGIAFARTYARMKGARIHSHEKFGTAVITLPDGSKIDVASARMEYYQFPAALPTVEMSSIKLDLFRRDFTINTLSIQLNPEKFGTLIDFFAAQKDIKEKTIRVLHNLSFVEDPTRVFRAIRFEQRFGFTIGKLTAGLIKNAVKMDFFKRLSGKRVFTELRLILEEENPTSSMIKLDDYDLLKTIHPSIKLTDELISLFDSVKKVVAWFDLLFLNESYMRWIVFFLALLHQSNKQTSVEICQRLEISHRYRKIFFRERFKALRLLSCMEQHESLTNSLVYHTLSGFRTELNLYIMARTDHEDIKKFISNYFTHLRYMKPTVSGGDLKQLGLEPGPVYKDILQAVLDARLNGLISSREEELEFVRHYVSKH; encoded by the coding sequence ATGTCAACAGGGAAAACCCGTCAAAAACAAAAGGCGGTCACTGTTATTACGACCCATTTGAATGCGGATTATGACGCGCTGGCCTCCCTGCTGGCAGCCCAGAAGCTCTATCCGGATGCAATCGTCGTATTTCCTGGCACCCAGGAGCGAAACCTCAGAAATTTTTTTGTCGACTCCATGGCCTATCTGTTTAATCTGGCGGCCCTGAATGAAGTTGACATTGAAAATATCGACACACTGGTTCTGGTCGATACCCGACAACCCTCACGAATCGGAAAATTTTCCGAACTTCTCGATAAAGAAAACCTGAACATTCACATCTATGACCATCACCCCGAAATGCCCAATGACATCCGGGGGTCACAGGAGGTGATTTGCCAGACCGGCGCCACCGTTACCATTCTGACGGAAATTCTTACCGATAAAGGAATTCATATTACCTCTGAGGAAGCAACGCTGATGTGCCTCGGCATCTACGAAGATACCGGGTCATTTACCTTTGCATCAACCACCGAACGCGACTTTACGGCCGCCGCCACCCTGCTGTCAAAAGGGGCAAATCTAAATGTCGTGGCCAATCTGATTTCCAGAGAGCTGAGTCCGTCACAGGTCAGGGTTTTAAACGACATGATACAGGCGTCGAGCCGTTACAATATCAACGGGCTGGATATTGTTGTCAGTACCATAAAAACAGATACGTATATCCCGGATTTTGCATTTCTGGTCCACAAAATGGTCAAAATGCAGGATATCAGCGCCGTGTTCGCCGCTGCCCAGATGGGGAACAAAATCTATCTCGTGGCCAGAAGCAAAATGCCGCAGGTGGATGTCGGAGAAATTCTCAGGCAGCTCGGGGGCGGAGGCCATGCCTTTGCCGCCTCTGCGGCCATCCGGGAAAAGACGATGGCACAGGTTGAAAACCAGCTGCTGGAAATCCTGAATCAGACCATACAGGCCCGCCGCCACGCCAAAGACATCATGTCCTTCCCGCCCATTACTGCCGATGCCGGTATTTCATGCAAAGAGGCCGCCAATCTGCTGACCCGGTATAACATCAACGCACTGCTGGTCACCGAGCATACTGATGAAAAAGAAATCCTGTCCGGATTCATATCCCGGCAGGTGATTGAAAAGGCGCTGTATCATCAACTTGAACAGGTTCCGGTCAGAGAATACATGTCAACGGAAATGGCGGTAGCAGGTCCCGATTCCGATATTTTCGAAATTCAGGAAAAAATCATCACCAACAAACAACGCATCCTGCCGATTATGGAAGGCGAGCTTGTTGTCGGGGTAGTCACCCGCACGGATCTTCTCAACATTCTGATTCAGCAGTCCCGGGATCTGGCCGGAAACACGTCCGATTCTCCGGAAGAATCGCTTCAGGCCCGTACCCGTCGCATATCAAAATTTATGAAGGAACGGCTGTCCGATCACATCGTTGAACGGCTCAGATCAATCGGAGAAGTCGCCGACCAGCTGGGATACGGCGTGTATGTTGTGGGTGGTTTTGTCCGGGATCTTTTCCTTTACCGGCCGAATGAAGACATCGATATTGTCATCGAAGGAAACGGCATCGCGTTTGCCCGGACCTATGCCAGAATGAAGGGGGCACGAATCCACTCGCATGAAAAATTCGGAACCGCGGTGATCACATTACCGGACGGCTCTAAGATTGACGTGGCATCGGCCAGAATGGAATATTACCAATTCCCCGCGGCACTGCCGACCGTAGAAATGAGCTCCATCAAACTGGACCTTTTCCGCAGGGATTTTACCATCAACACCCTGTCGATTCAGCTCAATCCTGAAAAATTCGGAACCCTGATCGATTTTTTCGCGGCGCAGAAGGATATCAAGGAAAAAACCATCCGGGTCCTTCACAATTTAAGCTTTGTGGAAGATCCCACCCGTGTATTCAGGGCCATACGGTTTGAACAGCGCTTCGGCTTTACGATCGGAAAACTGACCGCCGGCTTGATCAAAAACGCCGTTAAAATGGATTTTTTCAAACGCCTGAGCGGCAAGCGGGTATTTACCGAACTGCGGCTGATTCTGGAGGAAGAAAACCCGACATCCTCCATGATCAAACTCGATGACTATGATCTGCTCAAAACCATTCATCCGTCCATCAAATTAACGGATGAACTGATTTCGCTGTTTGATTCCGTTAAAAAAGTGGTGGCCTGGTTTGATTTGCTTTTTTTAAATGAATCCTATATGAGATGGATCGTTTTCTTTCTGGCCCTGCTCCATCAATCAAACAAACAGACATCGGTTGAAATCTGTCAGCGGCTTGAAATCTCGCACCGTTACCGGAAAATTTTCTTCAGAGAACGGTTCAAAGCGCTTCGGCTTCTTTCATGCATGGAGCAACATGAATCCCTGACAAACAGCCTGGTTTATCATACACTTTCCGGATTCAGGACCGAGTTGAATTTATACATCATGGCCAGAACCGATCACGAAGACATCAAAAAATTTATTTCCAATTATTTTACCCACCTGCGCTACATGAAACCAACCGTCAGCGGGGGGGATTTAAAACAGTTGGGACTGGAACCCGGACCGGTATACAAGGACATCCTCCAGGCAGTGCTGGATGCCAGGTTAAACGGTCTGATTTCATCACGAGAAGAAGAACTCGAGTTTGTCCGACACTATGTTTCAAAACATTGA
- the trpS gene encoding tryptophan--tRNA ligase produces MNKKKRILSGMRPTGPLHLGNLHGALLNWVGMQDDYECFFFIADWHALTSDYEHTDQIRNYVHQMMIDWLSAGLSPEKCTLFVQSDIMEHAELFLLLSMITPVPWLERNPTYKDQIVQLSSKDLSTFGFLGYPLLQAADIIMYKADGVPVGMDQIPHVEITREIARRFNFLYGNVFPEPETILTQTPKLLGTDNRKMSKSYDNAIYMSGTEKETAAAAATMITDPQRIKRSDPGDPDICNVFSFHNIYSDREMIDQINTECRAGQIGCVQCKRMMAKNLNRFLEPIREKRAYYEQHPDLVKDIMTAGAKKAKPVAIQTMEDVRRAMKI; encoded by the coding sequence ATGAACAAAAAAAAACGTATTTTAAGCGGAATGAGGCCGACCGGTCCTCTTCATCTGGGAAATCTGCATGGCGCCCTGCTCAACTGGGTCGGAATGCAGGATGACTATGAGTGTTTTTTCTTTATCGCCGACTGGCATGCCCTGACCAGCGATTATGAACATACGGATCAGATCCGGAACTATGTCCACCAGATGATGATTGACTGGCTCAGTGCGGGGCTGTCCCCCGAAAAATGCACCCTGTTCGTCCAGTCGGATATCATGGAGCATGCGGAACTGTTCCTGCTGCTGTCGATGATCACCCCGGTCCCCTGGCTGGAGCGCAATCCCACCTATAAGGATCAGATCGTACAGCTGAGCAGCAAGGACCTTTCCACCTTCGGTTTTCTGGGCTACCCGCTTCTGCAGGCGGCCGATATCATCATGTACAAGGCGGACGGCGTACCGGTCGGGATGGATCAGATTCCGCATGTTGAAATTACCCGGGAAATTGCCAGACGGTTCAACTTTCTGTATGGCAATGTGTTTCCGGAACCGGAAACGATTTTAACCCAAACCCCGAAACTGCTCGGCACGGACAACCGGAAGATGAGCAAAAGCTATGATAACGCGATTTACATGTCCGGAACCGAAAAAGAAACGGCAGCAGCCGCAGCGACGATGATCACAGACCCCCAGCGGATCAAACGAAGCGATCCGGGAGACCCCGACATCTGTAATGTGTTCAGCTTTCACAACATTTACAGCGACCGGGAAATGATCGATCAGATCAACACCGAATGCCGGGCAGGACAGATCGGATGCGTACAGTGCAAGCGGATGATGGCCAAAAATCTTAACCGCTTTCTGGAACCGATTCGCGAAAAAAGGGCGTATTATGAACAGCACCCGGATCTGGTAAAGGACATCATGACCGCAGGCGCCAAAAAAGCAAAGCCGGTAGCCATACAGACAATGGAAGATGTCCGGCGGGCCATGAAAATATAG
- the scpB gene encoding SMC-Scp complex subunit ScpB, producing MMTDLKHIIEALLFVADSPLSISRLKQIVTLAEADDIQNALDALCGEYDTRKGGFHLCQVAGGYQLRTRPEYAKWIAGLIQPHAPRLSKPALETLSIIAYRQPVIRSDIEFIRGVDCGSILRMLLEKNLIRILGRKDIPGRPLIYATTKKFLEVFDLKDLKDLPTPEEIEEMSAGPADQPAAENLPPASPDTEAAADINNFLD from the coding sequence ATGATGACGGATCTGAAACATATCATCGAAGCGTTGCTGTTTGTGGCGGACAGTCCCCTGAGCATCTCCCGCTTAAAACAGATCGTCACGCTGGCGGAAGCAGACGATATCCAAAACGCCCTTGACGCGCTTTGCGGAGAGTATGACACCCGTAAGGGCGGATTTCATCTGTGCCAGGTCGCCGGCGGATACCAGCTCCGCACCCGGCCCGAATACGCCAAATGGATCGCCGGGTTGATACAGCCCCATGCCCCGCGGTTGAGCAAGCCGGCACTGGAGACCCTGTCCATCATCGCCTACAGGCAACCGGTCATCCGCAGCGATATCGAATTTATCCGGGGGGTGGATTGCGGCAGCATTCTTCGCATGCTGCTGGAAAAAAACCTGATCCGGATCCTCGGCCGAAAGGACATCCCGGGACGGCCCCTGATTTACGCGACCACCAAAAAATTTCTCGAAGTCTTTGACCTGAAGGATTTAAAGGATCTGCCCACCCCCGAAGAAATCGAGGAAATGAGCGCAGGCCCTGCGGATCAGCCCGCGGCAGAAAACCTTCCGCCCGCTTCTCCCGATACGGAGGCCGCAGCCGACATCAATAATTTTCTTGACTAA